From Carassius auratus strain Wakin chromosome 22, ASM336829v1, whole genome shotgun sequence, a single genomic window includes:
- the LOC113040725 gene encoding major histocompatibility complex class I-related gene protein-like, whose protein sequence is MHGLSSIMKFIFFFICAPFVYSELHTITTFYTEINGQTNAGIPEFSSVTTLDGRQIDYYDSEMKKLIPRQDWMKEFMSGDRFKEYTEIRERVQQTNKINITVLMQQFSQTHGVHTYQRMYGCEWDDETGYSQGFDQYGYDGEDFISLDVKELRYITAVQQGVITTEKWNNDREQLELMKQYYQHECVNWLKHFLMLRKVDLERRVPHIYTLSLSAPEVSLLQRYPSSSVVCHVTGFYPSGLTITWLKNGQDHDEDVDLGELLPNEDGTFQRTSFIRIGPEEWKKNQFVCEVEHMGTTYRRILTEDEIKSNTNVFHSRTIHVLLCVVGLFIFVL, encoded by the exons AGTTGCACACCATCACCAcattttacactgaaataaatggaCAGACTAATGCAGGAATCCCAGAGTTTTCTTCTGTAACTACTCTGGATGGACGACAGATTGATTATTATGACAGTGAGATGAAGAAGCTGATTCCCAGACAGGACTGGATGAAGGAGTTTATGTCTGGAGACAGATTTAAAGAATACACTGAGATCAGAGAACGAGTACAGCAGACCAACAAAATCAACATTACTGTTCTAATGCAGCAATTCAGTCAGACACATG GTGTCCACACGTATCAGAGGATGTATGGATGTGAATGGGATGATGAGACTGGATACTCACAAGGGTTTGATCAGTACGGTTATGATGGAGAGGATTTTATCTCACTAGATGTGAAGGAGCTCAGATACATCACAGCTGTACAGCAGGGAGTAATAACAACAGAGAAGTGGAATAATGACAGAGAACAGCTTGAATTAATGAAACAATACTACCAACATGAGTGTGTTAACTGGTTAAAACATTTCTTGATGTTAAGAAAAGTGGATTTGGAGAGAAGAG TTCCTCACatttatactctctctctctcagctcctGAAGTGTCTCTGTTACAGAGGTATCCCTCATCTTCAGTGGTGTGTCATGTCACAGGTTTTTACCCATCAGGACTAACTATCACCTGGTTAAAAAATGGACAAGATCATGATGAGGATGTGGATCTTGGAGAGCTACTACCAAATGAAGATGGGACCTTTCAGAGGACATCCTTCATCAGGATTGGACCAGAAGAGTGGAAGAAGAACCAGTTTGTTTGTGAGGTAGAGCACATGGGGACGACCTACCGGAGGATTCTGACTGAGGATGAGATCAAGAGTAACACCA ACGTTTTTCATTCCAG GACCATCCATgtgcttctgtgtgtggtggGACTGTTCATATTTGTACTGTAG